In the Haloferula helveola genome, one interval contains:
- a CDS encoding acyltransferase — translation MSELFRRTDPSRLPFLDGFRAIAILWVIAFHTLWLFGFFRPPAEYASMTAGPLQSVLLQGHLGVDLFFVLSGFLIGRILFREYERTGSIRIRRFYVRRFLRLMPVYLATMVPCALVFPDTLPKVWANLLYVNNYLPNQESFMPWTWSLAIEEQFYLVCPLLLLLTLRRGWTGQTLGIAILLSFVIRYAIALQGEFRLPIAEASGDEGEFYRFFNALYSPTHVRFGGLAIGVALAFIHSGQKHELSAKAARWMMAAALALIALVVWSPVSKFGGAGGQVSALWIASDKNLFSIGAAMLFHVCLCRPREMWLNRFLGHGFWYPIAKLSYSAYLIHLVVIGITAHFLYAGLPIALPYLLGYVVAMAIASLMVAYPFYALVERPLMRRRPG, via the coding sequence GTGAGCGAGCTTTTCCGCCGAACCGACCCCAGCCGGCTTCCGTTTCTCGACGGCTTCCGCGCGATTGCGATCCTATGGGTCATCGCGTTCCACACGCTCTGGCTGTTCGGGTTTTTCCGGCCGCCGGCCGAGTATGCCTCGATGACCGCCGGACCACTGCAGTCGGTGCTGCTGCAGGGTCATCTGGGCGTCGACCTGTTCTTCGTCCTCAGCGGATTTCTCATCGGCCGCATCCTGTTCCGGGAATACGAGCGCACCGGCTCGATCCGGATTCGCCGCTTCTATGTGCGGCGCTTTCTACGGCTGATGCCTGTTTACCTCGCCACCATGGTGCCGTGCGCCCTGGTCTTTCCCGACACCCTTCCGAAGGTCTGGGCGAACCTGCTCTACGTGAACAACTACCTGCCGAACCAGGAGAGCTTCATGCCGTGGACCTGGTCGCTGGCGATCGAGGAGCAGTTCTATCTCGTCTGTCCGCTCCTCCTGCTGCTCACGCTGCGCCGGGGATGGACGGGACAGACGCTGGGCATCGCGATCCTGCTGTCCTTCGTGATCCGCTACGCCATCGCCTTGCAGGGCGAGTTCCGCCTGCCGATTGCGGAAGCTTCCGGAGACGAGGGTGAGTTCTACCGTTTCTTCAACGCGCTCTATTCGCCGACGCATGTCCGCTTCGGCGGCCTCGCGATCGGTGTCGCGCTCGCCTTCATTCACTCCGGACAAAAGCACGAACTCTCGGCAAAGGCGGCGCGCTGGATGATGGCGGCTGCGCTTGCCCTGATCGCGCTCGTTGTTTGGTCGCCGGTTTCGAAATTCGGAGGAGCCGGTGGTCAAGTTTCGGCGCTGTGGATCGCCAGCGACAAGAACCTGTTTTCCATCGGAGCCGCGATGCTCTTCCATGTCTGCCTCTGCCGGCCACGCGAGATGTGGCTCAACCGTTTCCTCGGTCACGGCTTCTGGTATCCGATCGCGAAGCTTTCCTACAGCGCCTACCTGATCCACCTCGTGGTGATCGGGATCACCGCCCACTTCCTCTACGCCGGGTTGCCGATCGCGTTGCCCTACCTGCTCGGCTACGTGGTCGCGATGGCCATCGCCTCGCTGATGGTCGCCTATCCGTTCTACGCCCTTGTCGAACGCCCCCTCATGCGCCGCCGACCGGGGTAA
- a CDS encoding DUF1080 domain-containing protein, with amino-acid sequence MKFAAMLFLLLSSFLPLHADEALPQWRELFNGKDLTGWVDVNTSPETWSVRDGLLVCSGHPIGVMRSDRQYENFILHIEWRHMEAGGNSGVFVWSNAVPSKNRLPLGMEVQMLELAWVNQHKGKDGKPAPIGYISGELFGANGLTATPENPRGNRSMSYELRCKPHGEWNTYDVVCVDGTVKLSINGKFVNGIRDASIRKGYLCLESEGAEIHFRNIRILELPPGMATPEQTAPLIEAE; translated from the coding sequence ATGAAATTCGCTGCGATGCTTTTCCTGCTGCTGTCATCCTTCCTGCCGCTTCACGCAGACGAAGCCCTCCCGCAATGGCGCGAGCTTTTCAATGGCAAGGACCTCACCGGTTGGGTGGACGTCAACACTTCGCCGGAGACGTGGAGCGTGCGCGACGGCCTGCTTGTCTGCAGCGGTCATCCGATCGGCGTGATGCGCAGCGACCGGCAGTACGAGAATTTCATCCTGCACATCGAGTGGCGTCACATGGAGGCGGGAGGAAACTCCGGTGTCTTCGTGTGGAGCAACGCCGTGCCTTCGAAGAACCGCCTGCCGCTCGGCATGGAGGTGCAGATGCTCGAGCTCGCCTGGGTGAACCAGCACAAAGGCAAGGACGGCAAGCCGGCGCCGATCGGCTACATCAGCGGCGAGCTGTTCGGGGCCAACGGCCTGACCGCGACGCCCGAGAATCCGCGCGGCAACCGCAGCATGTCCTACGAACTGCGCTGCAAGCCCCACGGCGAGTGGAACACCTACGATGTCGTCTGCGTCGACGGCACCGTGAAGCTGTCGATCAACGGCAAGTTCGTGAACGGCATCCGCGATGCCTCGATCCGCAAAGGCTACCTCTGCCTCGAGTCGGAGGGTGCCGAGATCCATTTCCGCAACATCCGCATCCTCGAACTCCCGCCCGGCATGGCGACCCCCGAGCAAACCGCGCCGTTGATCGAGGCAGAGTGA
- a CDS encoding calcium/sodium antiporter has product MWLHALLVAVSFLILFAGAEMLVRGGSALAIRLGLTPLVVGLTVVAYGTSTPELLVSLKSAFAGQPDIAVGNVVGSNLFNIAVILGISAVILPIRSHLQILRWDAPVLLAVTLLAPLTFLDGVVTRTEGGVLLILAAAYTIWAIRLARREGSNVEVSDDDAATVAKPGLAVAAVLIAAGLGVLVFGSRLLVTHAVEIAQSLGVSEAVIGLTIVAAGTSMPELATSVVAAFRGQSDIALGNVLGSNLFNLLFVLGGSALVHPVSTSGITLLDLGAMALVTGLLVPFLITGKRLGRLEGTILLATFAAYLFLMWPRG; this is encoded by the coding sequence ATGTGGCTCCACGCGCTGCTCGTTGCCGTCAGTTTCCTGATCCTCTTCGCCGGGGCCGAGATGCTTGTCCGCGGCGGTTCGGCGCTGGCGATCCGGCTGGGACTCACACCCCTAGTCGTGGGTCTCACGGTCGTCGCCTACGGCACCTCCACGCCCGAGCTGCTGGTCTCGCTGAAGTCCGCCTTCGCCGGCCAACCGGACATCGCGGTCGGAAACGTCGTCGGATCGAACCTGTTCAACATCGCCGTCATCCTAGGCATTTCGGCGGTGATCCTGCCGATCCGCAGCCACTTGCAGATCCTCAGGTGGGACGCGCCCGTTCTGCTGGCGGTGACCCTGCTGGCTCCGCTGACCTTCCTCGACGGAGTGGTGACACGGACCGAGGGAGGAGTCCTTTTGATACTGGCGGCGGCCTACACCATCTGGGCGATCCGGCTCGCCCGGCGCGAGGGAAGCAACGTCGAAGTCAGCGATGACGACGCTGCGACCGTCGCCAAACCCGGACTCGCCGTCGCCGCCGTGTTGATTGCGGCGGGCCTTGGCGTCCTCGTCTTCGGCTCGCGTCTGCTGGTCACGCACGCGGTCGAGATCGCGCAGTCGCTCGGCGTGTCCGAGGCGGTGATCGGACTGACCATCGTCGCCGCCGGCACCTCGATGCCCGAGCTCGCGACCTCGGTGGTGGCCGCGTTCCGGGGCCAATCCGACATCGCGCTGGGCAACGTGCTCGGGTCGAACCTGTTCAACCTGTTGTTCGTCCTCGGAGGCAGCGCTCTGGTTCATCCCGTGAGCACCTCGGGAATAACGCTCCTCGACTTGGGAGCGATGGCGCTCGTCACGGGCTTGCTGGTCCCCTTCCTGATCACCGGGAAACGGCTCGGGCGGCTGGAAGGAACCATCCTCCTCGCCACCTTCGCCGCTTACCTTTTCCTGATGTGGCCGCGGGGCTGA
- a CDS encoding DUF5069 domain-containing protein, which produces MSNTIPLVSSGVAGPLGVLHLPRLWEKVSLDQVGKLHPDYPAIGAGYDSMVLDGIGIDKDAFVEFMKSKPSYVQLEAWILEQKGGTLDAVAVSELNSAITGYLHDDATRAEILAAAGRADDGSIKDAINLNNLDDWAAFHKQEIAG; this is translated from the coding sequence ATGAGCAACACCATCCCACTCGTCAGCTCCGGCGTCGCCGGTCCTCTCGGCGTTCTTCACCTTCCCCGACTTTGGGAAAAGGTCTCCCTCGACCAGGTCGGCAAACTCCATCCCGACTACCCCGCGATCGGAGCGGGCTACGACAGCATGGTCCTCGACGGCATCGGCATCGATAAGGACGCCTTCGTCGAGTTCATGAAGTCGAAGCCGAGCTACGTGCAACTCGAGGCATGGATTCTCGAGCAGAAGGGCGGCACGCTGGATGCCGTGGCGGTCAGCGAACTCAATTCCGCGATCACCGGTTACCTCCACGACGACGCGACCCGCGCCGAGATCCTCGCCGCCGCGGGCCGGGCCGACGACGGCTCGATCAAGGACGCCATCAACCTCAACAACCTCGACGACTGGGCCGCCTTCCATAAGCAGGAAATCGCGGGCTGA
- a CDS encoding alpha/beta hydrolase, with the protein MNRLSILAPLIVAAACSLASAEVSEPLRVPLWPGEAPVSRDGTEREKAEVWMTVHRPEKPNGTAMVICPGGGYGGLVTGGEGHGIAKWLGGHGITGVVLEYRLPKGRPFVPSHDSSRAIRTVRSRAAEWQIKPDRIGIIGFSAGGHLAATTLVHFTSGDSQASDPVEHVSSRPDFGILVYPVVSMGEHTHGGSRQRLLGKEPSDELLKYFSPELQVTKATPPVFLTHALDDKVVVPENSRLLHQALVDKGVASRLLELPSGGHGLNGYKGPMWDKWQKESLEWLRELKLMP; encoded by the coding sequence ATGAACCGACTCTCCATCCTCGCTCCGCTGATCGTCGCGGCCGCCTGCAGCCTCGCCAGCGCCGAAGTGTCCGAACCGCTCCGCGTTCCGCTCTGGCCCGGCGAAGCCCCGGTCAGCCGTGACGGCACGGAACGGGAGAAGGCCGAGGTCTGGATGACCGTGCATCGTCCGGAAAAGCCCAATGGCACGGCGATGGTCATCTGCCCCGGCGGCGGCTATGGCGGACTGGTCACCGGCGGCGAAGGGCACGGGATTGCGAAGTGGCTCGGCGGTCACGGCATCACCGGCGTGGTGCTCGAGTACCGCTTGCCGAAGGGCAGGCCGTTCGTGCCGTCGCATGACTCCAGCCGCGCGATCCGCACCGTCCGGAGCCGGGCGGCGGAATGGCAGATCAAGCCCGACCGCATCGGCATCATCGGATTCTCCGCGGGTGGTCATCTCGCGGCAACGACGCTCGTCCACTTCACCTCTGGCGATTCCCAGGCATCGGATCCCGTCGAACACGTCAGCTCGCGCCCAGACTTCGGTATCCTCGTTTACCCGGTCGTCAGCATGGGCGAGCACACCCACGGCGGAAGCCGCCAGAGGTTGCTCGGCAAGGAACCGAGCGACGAGCTCCTGAAATACTTCTCCCCCGAACTGCAGGTCACCAAGGCCACGCCGCCGGTGTTTCTCACCCACGCGCTCGACGACAAGGTGGTCGTGCCGGAGAACAGCCGGCTTCTCCATCAGGCGCTGGTCGACAAGGGCGTCGCATCGCGGCTGCTCGAGTTGCCGTCCGGCGGCCACGGCCTGAACGGCTACAAGGGACCGATGTGGGACAAGTGGCAGAAGGAATCGCTAGAGTGGCTGCGCGAACTGAAGCTGATGCCCTAG
- a CDS encoding PQQ-binding-like beta-propeller repeat protein, whose translation MWSKERMGKAGFIAARRWRRFSVSLLVGKLGVGAALVASADWPQFRGPNGDGSYPARDDGKPHGFPVEWSEKENVVWKTPVTGRAWSTPAVMGDQVWMTNATEDGKKMYAVCLDKATGEKLHDLLLFENENPEPLSNRVNSYGSCSPTIDEERVYIHFGSYGTAALDRETGKVVWQRRDLPCRHFRGPGSSVVLYGETLILSMDGVDVQYLVALDRKTGETVWKTDRTTDFGDVEPNGKIRGDGDFRKAYSTPGFVTVDGTVQLVSPGAKACYGYEAKTGKELWKVTYDGFSNAASPVFVDGKMAIINTGFGKAHLLGVKLDGGMNGDITGSHVEWDVFKRIPTLSSPLVVDGKVYVTSDLGILSRIDAMSGKIEKVTALQGRFSASGVYADGRLYYLSEEGDTIVVDPKGEMEVIATNHLDDGFMASPAVDGKAMYLRTRSHVYRIEAQP comes from the coding sequence ATGTGGTCGAAAGAACGGATGGGTAAGGCCGGATTCATCGCCGCCCGCCGATGGCGGCGGTTTTCAGTGTCGCTTCTGGTGGGCAAACTTGGCGTCGGCGCCGCGCTGGTGGCATCGGCCGATTGGCCGCAGTTCCGCGGGCCGAATGGCGATGGTTCCTACCCCGCTCGTGACGATGGGAAACCGCATGGTTTCCCGGTCGAATGGAGCGAGAAGGAGAACGTTGTCTGGAAAACGCCGGTGACCGGTCGCGCGTGGTCGACGCCGGCGGTGATGGGTGACCAGGTCTGGATGACCAACGCGACCGAGGACGGGAAGAAGATGTATGCCGTCTGCCTCGACAAGGCGACCGGCGAGAAACTCCACGACCTGCTGCTTTTCGAAAACGAGAACCCGGAGCCGCTCAGCAACCGGGTGAACAGCTACGGCTCGTGCTCGCCGACCATCGACGAAGAACGGGTCTACATTCACTTCGGCAGCTACGGCACCGCGGCGCTCGACCGGGAGACCGGCAAGGTCGTTTGGCAGCGTCGCGATCTGCCCTGCCGGCACTTCCGCGGCCCGGGATCTTCGGTGGTTCTCTACGGGGAAACGCTGATCCTTTCGATGGACGGCGTCGACGTGCAGTATCTGGTCGCGCTCGACCGCAAGACGGGTGAGACGGTTTGGAAGACGGATCGCACGACCGACTTCGGCGACGTCGAACCGAACGGCAAGATCCGCGGCGACGGGGACTTCCGGAAAGCCTACTCGACACCCGGATTCGTGACGGTCGACGGAACGGTGCAGCTCGTCAGTCCCGGGGCGAAGGCGTGCTACGGCTACGAGGCGAAGACCGGCAAGGAGCTTTGGAAGGTCACCTACGACGGCTTTTCGAACGCCGCCAGCCCGGTATTCGTCGATGGCAAGATGGCGATCATCAACACCGGCTTCGGCAAGGCCCACCTGCTCGGAGTGAAACTCGATGGCGGGATGAACGGCGACATCACCGGCTCGCATGTCGAGTGGGATGTCTTCAAGCGCATCCCGACGCTCTCATCGCCGCTGGTCGTCGATGGGAAAGTCTATGTGACATCCGATCTGGGCATCCTGAGCCGCATCGATGCCATGTCCGGCAAGATCGAGAAGGTGACCGCGCTGCAGGGCCGCTTCTCGGCCTCCGGTGTCTATGCCGATGGCCGTCTCTACTACCTGAGCGAGGAGGGCGACACGATCGTGGTCGACCCGAAGGGCGAGATGGAAGTGATCGCCACCAACCATCTCGATGACGGCTTCATGGCCTCACCGGCAGTTGATGGCAAAGCCATGTACCTCCGCACCCGATCCCATGTATATCGGATCGAGGCCCAACCCTGA
- a CDS encoding DUF1501 domain-containing protein yields MNDWYDESRPSLTRRRFLNALSGTAAATLLGGAPRLRAEDAPDHPDPTADSCILIWLAGGMAAPETFDPKRYMPFEVGTPVEKIISTFPAIDTNVDGIKICKGLENIAGVMDRATLIRSHVQADLGNILHSRHQYHWHTGYVPPTTVAAPHIGAWMAKVLGPRNEVMPPFINIGQRLEGHGESEELKAFTTGGFFGSEYSPMNLPYPEKASEAVKPPGDMSADRFSKRYKALQDLLKNSPKGEQLSDYHQESMLRSLDNAHRLLGSPERKAFDLTLEDPDVYKQYDTGRFGRGCLLARRLVENGARFVEVTTEYVPFLHWDTHENGHTTVDRLHKEVDRPIATLIKDLEARGILDRTLVIIASEFSRDMMIEGVPGSTARDQSRAKTDVIKEMKHYGLHRHFTGGTSVVMFGGGMKKGFLYGATADERPCLAIENPVSIENLHATIFQAMGISPKTSYDIEKRPFYATKDGKGEPVMDLFA; encoded by the coding sequence ATGAACGATTGGTACGATGAATCCCGTCCTTCGCTGACCCGCCGCCGTTTCCTCAACGCGCTCTCCGGCACCGCCGCCGCGACCCTGCTCGGCGGCGCGCCGCGCTTGCGTGCCGAGGACGCTCCCGATCACCCCGATCCGACCGCCGACTCGTGCATCCTGATCTGGCTCGCTGGCGGCATGGCCGCGCCCGAGACCTTCGACCCGAAACGCTACATGCCTTTCGAAGTCGGCACTCCGGTCGAGAAGATCATCAGCACCTTCCCGGCGATCGATACGAACGTTGACGGCATCAAGATCTGCAAGGGGCTGGAAAACATCGCCGGCGTGATGGACCGCGCGACGCTGATCCGCTCGCACGTCCAGGCCGACCTTGGAAACATCCTGCACTCCCGTCACCAGTATCACTGGCACACCGGCTATGTCCCGCCGACGACCGTGGCCGCGCCGCACATCGGGGCATGGATGGCCAAGGTGCTCGGCCCGCGCAACGAAGTCATGCCGCCCTTCATCAACATCGGACAGCGCCTCGAAGGGCACGGCGAGTCGGAAGAGCTCAAGGCCTTCACCACCGGCGGCTTCTTCGGCAGCGAATACAGCCCGATGAACCTGCCCTATCCGGAAAAGGCATCGGAAGCGGTGAAACCGCCGGGCGACATGTCGGCCGACCGCTTTTCGAAGCGCTACAAGGCGCTGCAGGACCTGCTGAAGAACTCGCCGAAGGGCGAGCAACTGAGCGACTACCACCAGGAGTCGATGCTGCGTTCTTTGGACAACGCGCACCGACTGCTCGGCTCTCCGGAACGCAAAGCCTTCGACCTCACGCTCGAAGATCCGGACGTTTACAAGCAGTACGACACCGGCCGATTCGGTCGCGGTTGCCTGCTGGCCCGACGCTTGGTGGAAAACGGCGCGCGTTTCGTCGAGGTCACCACCGAGTATGTTCCGTTCCTCCACTGGGACACCCACGAGAACGGCCACACCACCGTCGACCGCCTGCACAAGGAGGTAGACCGTCCGATCGCGACCCTGATCAAGGATCTGGAAGCCCGCGGCATCCTCGACCGGACGCTGGTGATCATCGCCAGCGAGTTCAGCCGCGACATGATGATCGAGGGTGTTCCCGGCAGCACCGCGCGCGACCAGTCGCGGGCCAAGACCGATGTGATCAAGGAGATGAAGCACTACGGCCTCCACCGTCACTTCACCGGCGGCACCTCGGTGGTGATGTTCGGCGGCGGCATGAAGAAGGGCTTCCTCTACGGCGCGACCGCCGACGAGCGTCCGTGCCTCGCGATCGAGAACCCGGTCAGCATCGAGAACCTCCATGCCACCATCTTCCAAGCGATGGGGATCAGCCCGAAGACCTCCTACGACATCGAGAAGCGTCCGTTCTACGCCACCAAGGACGGCAAGGGCGAACCGGTGATGGACCTGTTCGCCTAA